In a single window of the Microcoleus sp. FACHB-831 genome:
- a CDS encoding phosphodiester glycosidase family protein, which produces MKTLWLTAFIISSLELTSNQISSSQPIVPIDKTAPRSYPEEGRFIALESEVRLKPQEPSSKANKSQIQQGTQLSLNGRTFPVAWSKWSQAGKSYIGISDTGLMQTFGVELLNTTNVARQPIQWFSRSRTTTEYLPAIARGPYRYLDITSLARAFGWQLKVNGSTLQISTPPAQVADIRPELQGSGTSDALTGLPQRIVVDLDRPTVWQVSHQTQEAVITIDAAAAPALLERFKPLPAQPPQPQLGVPSQPDDEAAIPQPPNQPSVAPTPQPPPLIVEGMGNKTTIKVKIPPGWRPKVSSLSTPSTRLVLDIAPDAMVERDILWAPGVRWRQKYLNLGTSRFATTWLEINLRQPGITFRPILGTPPSLVGIAPLVKSAPLWQAAAAINAGFFNRNSQLPLGAIRREGRWLSSPILNRGAIAWNDRGEIKMGRLSVEETLITQGGDRLPVLYLNSGYVQAGIARYTPSWGRTYTPLTDNEIVLVVQNNQLTRQIPGGASVGKTPIQIPLDGYLLSIRTNPELASVLAVGTKLSIESFTVPADFSRYPNILGAGPLLVENGQIVLDAKAEKFNDAFSKQTAVRSAIGTTASGTLIIAAVHNRAGGAGPTLTETAQLMQLMGAVDSLNLDGGSSTSLYLGGQLINRSPATAARVHNALGIFLQPPSQIDK; this is translated from the coding sequence GTGAAAACTCTCTGGCTAACTGCTTTCATTATCAGCTCTCTAGAACTAACGTCAAACCAGATTAGCAGCAGCCAGCCGATAGTGCCCATCGATAAAACCGCGCCGCGGAGCTATCCCGAAGAGGGGAGATTTATTGCTTTGGAGTCAGAGGTTCGGCTAAAACCCCAGGAGCCTTCCTCAAAAGCAAACAAGTCGCAAATTCAGCAAGGCACTCAATTATCTTTAAATGGTCGGACTTTTCCAGTCGCTTGGAGCAAGTGGTCGCAGGCGGGAAAGTCTTATATTGGCATTAGCGACACTGGCTTAATGCAAACCTTTGGTGTAGAGCTTTTAAACACCACAAATGTAGCTCGACAGCCGATTCAGTGGTTTTCCCGTTCTAGAACAACCACAGAATACCTTCCGGCGATCGCGAGGGGTCCATATCGGTATCTGGATATTACCAGCTTGGCGCGGGCATTTGGTTGGCAACTGAAAGTTAATGGAAGCACCCTGCAAATTTCAACTCCCCCAGCGCAAGTAGCCGATATAAGACCAGAGCTTCAGGGGTCGGGCACAAGCGATGCATTAACAGGTTTACCACAGCGCATTGTAGTAGATCTAGACCGCCCTACTGTCTGGCAAGTCAGTCACCAAACTCAAGAAGCTGTTATTACAATAGACGCCGCTGCTGCTCCAGCGCTGTTAGAACGCTTTAAGCCACTCCCAGCCCAGCCACCACAACCCCAATTAGGAGTACCAAGCCAGCCGGACGACGAAGCAGCAATCCCACAACCACCCAACCAACCTTCAGTTGCGCCCACCCCACAACCGCCTCCCCTGATTGTTGAAGGCATGGGGAACAAAACAACTATAAAAGTCAAGATTCCACCTGGGTGGCGTCCCAAAGTTTCGAGCCTCTCTACCCCTTCAACTCGCTTAGTTCTTGATATTGCCCCGGATGCTATGGTGGAGCGAGATATTCTTTGGGCACCGGGAGTACGGTGGCGACAGAAGTACCTCAATTTAGGAACTTCTCGTTTTGCTACTACATGGCTGGAAATCAATCTGCGCCAGCCTGGAATAACTTTTAGGCCAATACTGGGTACGCCACCGAGCTTAGTGGGAATCGCGCCTTTAGTAAAAAGCGCCCCTTTATGGCAGGCTGCGGCGGCAATAAACGCTGGCTTTTTTAATCGGAACTCACAGCTACCGTTGGGGGCGATTCGCCGAGAGGGTAGATGGTTGTCGAGTCCGATTCTCAACCGGGGAGCGATCGCTTGGAACGATCGTGGTGAAATTAAGATGGGTCGTCTTAGCGTTGAGGAAACTTTAATTACTCAAGGGGGCGATCGTTTACCCGTTCTTTATCTAAATAGTGGCTACGTCCAAGCCGGAATTGCCCGATACACTCCATCGTGGGGTCGAACCTATACTCCCCTAACTGATAACGAAATTGTATTGGTAGTGCAAAATAACCAGCTAACAAGGCAAATACCTGGTGGAGCCTCAGTTGGTAAAACCCCTATCCAAATTCCTCTTGACGGTTATTTACTGAGTATACGAACCAATCCAGAGTTAGCTAGTGTGCTGGCAGTAGGTACAAAGCTGAGTATCGAGAGCTTTACCGTCCCAGCCGACTTTAGCCGCTATCCTAACATTTTGGGTGCTGGGCCACTTTTAGTGGAAAACGGTCAAATTGTTCTAGATGCCAAAGCTGAAAAATTTAATGACGCTTTTAGTAAGCAAACAGCAGTCCGCAGCGCGATCGGTACAACCGCATCTGGTACGTTAATTATCGCTGCGGTTCATAACCGTGCTGGCGGCGCAGGGCCTACGTTAACGGAAACTGCCCAGTTGATGCAGCTTATGGGAGCTGTTGACTCCCTCAACCTCGATGGCGGCAGTTCCACAAGTCTATATCTGGGCGGGCAACTAATCAATCGCTCTCCTGCAACAGCCGCCCGCGTTCATAACGCTCTTGGTATCTTTCTCCAGCCTCCTTCGCAGATAGATAAGTAG
- the fusA gene encoding elongation factor G: MARTVPIERTRNIGIAAHIDAGKTTTTERILFYSGMVHKIGEVHEGTTVTDWMDQERERGITITAAAISTSWRDHQINIIDTPGHVDFTIEVERSMRVLDGVIAVFCSVGGVQPQSETVWRQADRYNVPRIAFVNKMDRTGANFYKVYAQIRDRMRANAVPIQIPIGSENDFQGIVDLVRMRAMFAKDDQGKEIEDRDIPEDLRAKADEFRVKLVESVAETDDILMEKYLEGEELTEEEISTALRKGTIAGTIVPLLCGSAFKNKGVQALLDAVVEYLPSPIDVPPIQGQLPDGSQVVRTADDNQPAAALAFKIMADPYGRLTFIRVYSGVIKKGSYVLNSTKGKKERISRLIVLKADDRIEVDELRAGDLGAALGLKDTFTGDTICDESGPVILESLFIPEPVISVAVEPKTKQDMEKLSKALQSLSEEDPTFRVSIDPETNQTVIAGMGELHLEILVDRMLREFKVEANVGAPQVAYRETIRKAVRAEGKFIRQSGGKGQYGHVVIELTPAEPGTGFEFVSKIVGGIVPKEYIGPAEQGMKEACESGILAGYPVIDLKATMVDGSYHDVDSSEMAFKIAGSMAIKEAVMKASPVLLEPMMKVEVEVPEDYLGSVMGNLISRRGQIEAQGVEQGLAKVTTKVPLAEMFGYATAIRSMTQGRGIFTMEFSHYEEVPRSVAETIIAKSKGNG; the protein is encoded by the coding sequence GTGGCACGTACCGTACCGATTGAGAGAACACGTAATATAGGGATTGCCGCCCACATTGATGCAGGCAAGACAACAACAACAGAACGTATCCTGTTCTACTCAGGTATGGTTCACAAGATTGGTGAAGTCCATGAAGGAACCACAGTAACTGACTGGATGGATCAGGAGCGAGAGCGCGGCATTACAATTACAGCTGCCGCAATCAGCACAAGCTGGCGCGATCACCAAATCAATATTATCGACACTCCGGGTCACGTTGACTTCACTATTGAAGTCGAACGTTCAATGCGGGTTTTAGATGGGGTAATAGCCGTATTCTGCTCTGTGGGGGGCGTACAGCCTCAATCAGAGACAGTATGGCGGCAGGCAGATCGGTATAACGTGCCGCGCATCGCCTTTGTCAACAAGATGGATAGAACTGGCGCAAACTTTTACAAAGTTTACGCTCAGATTCGCGATCGCATGAGAGCAAATGCCGTCCCAATTCAGATACCCATAGGAAGCGAAAACGACTTCCAAGGGATTGTAGACTTGGTGCGGATGCGAGCCATGTTCGCTAAAGACGATCAAGGCAAAGAAATCGAAGATAGAGACATTCCCGAAGATCTTCGTGCCAAAGCCGATGAGTTTCGCGTCAAACTGGTGGAATCTGTAGCAGAGACAGATGACATCCTGATGGAGAAGTACCTCGAAGGTGAAGAATTAACCGAAGAGGAAATCAGCACGGCTCTACGCAAAGGTACGATTGCAGGCACGATTGTACCCCTGCTCTGCGGTTCAGCCTTCAAAAATAAAGGCGTTCAAGCGTTGTTGGATGCAGTGGTAGAGTACCTACCATCTCCAATTGACGTTCCCCCAATTCAAGGACAATTGCCAGACGGTAGCCAGGTAGTACGCACGGCTGATGACAATCAGCCAGCAGCAGCCTTGGCATTCAAGATCATGGCAGATCCTTATGGACGTCTGACGTTCATCCGCGTTTACTCTGGCGTCATCAAAAAGGGTAGCTACGTCCTCAACTCTACAAAAGGGAAAAAGGAAAGAATCTCCCGCCTGATAGTACTCAAAGCAGACGACAGGATTGAGGTAGATGAACTCAGAGCTGGCGACTTGGGGGCTGCATTGGGTCTAAAAGACACCTTTACTGGCGATACAATCTGCGATGAAAGCGGACCTGTAATTCTGGAATCTTTGTTTATTCCAGAGCCAGTTATCTCTGTAGCAGTGGAACCAAAAACCAAGCAGGATATGGAGAAGCTGTCCAAGGCTCTGCAATCCCTGTCTGAAGAAGACCCCACTTTCAGAGTTAGCATTGACCCAGAAACCAACCAAACCGTAATTGCCGGGATGGGGGAACTACACCTAGAAATTCTCGTAGACCGGATGTTGCGGGAGTTCAAAGTGGAAGCAAACGTCGGTGCGCCGCAGGTGGCTTACCGAGAAACCATTCGCAAAGCTGTCCGAGCTGAAGGCAAATTTATCCGCCAAAGTGGTGGTAAAGGTCAGTACGGTCATGTGGTGATTGAATTAACACCCGCAGAACCAGGAACTGGCTTTGAGTTTGTCTCCAAAATTGTTGGCGGTATTGTACCTAAAGAGTACATCGGGCCAGCAGAGCAAGGCATGAAAGAAGCCTGCGAATCCGGTATTCTGGCTGGATATCCGGTAATTGATTTGAAGGCAACGATGGTAGATGGGTCTTACCACGACGTAGACTCTTCAGAAATGGCCTTTAAGATCGCAGGCTCTATGGCTATCAAAGAAGCAGTGATGAAAGCTTCACCAGTGCTTTTAGAACCTATGATGAAGGTTGAGGTTGAAGTTCCTGAAGACTACCTTGGCTCCGTAATGGGGAATTTGATTTCCCGTCGCGGTCAGATTGAAGCTCAAGGAGTTGAACAGGGACTTGCCAAAGTGACCACTAAAGTCCCATTGGCAGAAATGTTTGGATATGCTACCGCTATCCGGTCTATGACCCAAGGCCGGGGTATCTTCACAATGGAGTTCAGCCATTATGAAGAAGTGCCTCGCAGCGTAGCTGAAACCATCATCGCTAAGAGCAAAGGAAACGGGTAA
- the rpsL gene encoding 30S ribosomal protein S12, whose protein sequence is MPTIQQLIRNERQQTQKKTKSPALKECPQRRGVCTRVYTTTPKKPNSALRKVARVRLTSGFEVTAYIPGIGHNLQEHSVVMIRGGRVKDLPGVRYHIIRGTLDTAGVKDRRQGRSKYGTKRPKPKA, encoded by the coding sequence ATGCCCACTATTCAGCAGCTGATTCGTAACGAACGCCAGCAAACACAGAAGAAAACAAAGTCACCAGCGCTGAAGGAATGCCCCCAGCGTAGAGGAGTTTGTACTAGGGTCTATACGACCACTCCTAAAAAACCCAACTCAGCCCTTCGTAAGGTGGCCAGAGTCCGCCTGACTTCTGGCTTTGAAGTGACGGCTTATATCCCAGGTATAGGTCATAATCTCCAAGAACACTCTGTTGTGATGATTCGGGGTGGCCGGGTTAAGGATTTGCCCGGAGTCCGGTATCACATTATCCGAGGAACCCTAGATACGGCGGGAGTCAAGGATCGCCGTCAAGGTCGTTCCAAGTATGGGACAAAACGCCCCAAACCTAAGGCTTAA
- a CDS encoding iron-sulfur cluster assembly accessory protein yields MINISKAAKGEILRLRSKRQNQDLCLRLAVKQGGCSGFSYSIEFERMEGSEDNVYDCGGIIVLVAAEDLKFINGLTIDYSEDLMGGGFRFHNPNAVQSCGCGNSFAVEV; encoded by the coding sequence ATGATTAATATAAGTAAAGCCGCTAAAGGTGAAATCTTACGTTTACGTTCCAAGCGTCAAAATCAAGATCTATGCTTGCGTCTAGCTGTTAAGCAAGGCGGTTGTTCTGGGTTTTCATATAGTATTGAGTTTGAACGAATGGAAGGCAGTGAGGATAATGTCTATGATTGTGGTGGGATTATCGTGCTAGTGGCTGCCGAAGATCTAAAATTCATAAATGGTCTAACTATAGATTACTCAGAAGACTTGATGGGTGGTGGTTTTCGCTTCCACAACCCCAATGCGGTGCAAAGCTGCGGCTGTGGTAACTCGTTTGCTGTAGAGGTATGA
- the rpsG gene encoding 30S ribosomal protein S7 — protein MSRRTAIKKRPVPPDSVYNSRLVSMMVRRIMRHGKKSIAYGIIYDAMKTIEERTGGEPLETFERAVRNVTPLVEVKARRVGGATYQVPMEVRPERGTALALRWLIQFSRSRPGRTMAGKLANELMDAANETGNAIRKREETHRMAEANKAFAHYRY, from the coding sequence ATGTCTCGTCGCACTGCTATTAAAAAGCGTCCGGTTCCTCCAGATTCCGTATACAACAGCCGCCTTGTCAGTATGATGGTGCGGCGGATTATGCGGCATGGCAAAAAATCTATTGCTTATGGCATTATTTATGATGCCATGAAAACAATTGAGGAACGGACAGGAGGAGAACCGCTAGAAACGTTTGAGAGAGCGGTTCGCAACGTAACACCTTTGGTGGAAGTCAAAGCAAGGCGGGTGGGCGGTGCTACCTACCAAGTGCCTATGGAAGTTCGTCCTGAAAGGGGTACAGCCTTAGCGTTGCGTTGGCTGATCCAATTTTCAAGGTCTAGACCCGGTCGCACAATGGCGGGTAAGCTAGCCAATGAATTGATGGACGCGGCTAATGAGACTGGTAATGCTATTCGCAAGCGGGAAGAAACCCACCGGATGGCTGAAGCAAATAAAGCGTTTGCTCATTATCGGTACTAG
- a CDS encoding phosphomannose isomerase type II C-terminal cupin domain, protein MAQSQEVSQVPALTLPISLTPNGVAATELRPWGSFTILEEVRGYKIKRIEVKPGHRLSLQMHYHRSEHWIVVSGTAKVTCGDQELILGSNQSTYVPQCTTHRLENPGVIPLVLIEVQNGEYLGEDDIVRFQDDYSRSQSAAK, encoded by the coding sequence ATGGCGCAGTCACAAGAAGTTTCACAAGTTCCTGCACTAACACTACCAATTTCCCTGACGCCGAATGGCGTTGCCGCAACAGAATTGCGGCCTTGGGGTTCTTTCACAATTCTGGAAGAAGTTCGCGGGTACAAAATTAAGCGAATTGAGGTAAAGCCTGGACATCGTCTCAGCCTGCAAATGCATTACCACCGCAGCGAACATTGGATTGTAGTGTCAGGCACAGCTAAGGTGACTTGTGGAGATCAAGAACTTATACTTGGTAGCAATCAATCTACCTATGTTCCCCAATGCACAACTCATAGGCTAGAAAATCCAGGCGTAATACCGTTGGTTTTAATTGAGGTTCAGAATGGGGAGTACTTGGGAGAGGATGACATCGTTCGGTTTCAAGACGACTATTCACGCAGTCAGTCAGCCGCTAAATAG